In Ruminococcaceae bacterium BL-4, one DNA window encodes the following:
- a CDS encoding Transcriptional regulator, TetR family, which translates to MSDSAITKRALASAMKKLMEKTPFSKISVGDICEHCNMNRKSFYYHFRDKYDLVNWIFYTEFVGAVHDKNYDDGWSLIEDICDYFYKNRHFYMNALEVTGQNCFHDYFQSLLRPIVLNYLWEMIDSSEDSEFFAVFFSDAFLCAIERWLLAKECMPPEKFVSLLKSSMSSVARKIVSDMQEGPHLKDQTGSKSLHKINGFENL; encoded by the coding sequence ATGTCGGATTCAGCAATTACTAAGCGAGCGTTAGCATCTGCCATGAAAAAACTTATGGAAAAAACGCCTTTTTCAAAAATTAGCGTCGGCGATATTTGTGAGCACTGCAACATGAATCGAAAAAGCTTTTATTACCATTTTCGGGATAAATACGATTTAGTGAACTGGATTTTTTACACGGAATTTGTGGGCGCCGTTCATGATAAAAACTACGATGATGGCTGGTCTTTAATTGAAGATATCTGTGACTACTTCTACAAAAACCGCCATTTTTATATGAATGCCCTCGAAGTAACGGGACAAAACTGTTTTCACGATTATTTTCAATCTCTGTTACGACCGATCGTTTTAAATTATCTGTGGGAAATGATTGACAGCTCTGAAGATTCGGAATTTTTTGCTGTGTTCTTCTCGGATGCGTTCCTCTGCGCAATCGAAAGGTGGCTTCTCGCAAAAGAATGTATGCCCCCGGAAAAATTTGTTTCTCTTCTAAAATCCTCTATGAGCAGTGTCGCACGCAAAATTGTCTCTGATATGCAAGAAGGGCCTCACCTCAAGGATCAAACAGGTTCAAAATCTCTACATAAAATAAATGGCTTTGAAAATCTCTAA
- a CDS encoding conserved protein of unknown function (Evidence 4 : Unknown function but conserved in other organisms) yields MGMHRNRNIGRDISHAVRDAMRTGNFENLGNTVRNTVRDVTADVEANVRDSMSGNHQKNQSAYPPPPYQKPSSNYPPYYRPYRSAKTRSEMIPGKVSGGVLLGTGLAVGIPCLVTAIVGSVMTGMGMIAASVFAVGGVVLYILSAVGAFLFGKGISLLKRVRRYRKYRALMQGGSFCPIKQLADGIHKAPEYVTKDLKKMMAKGIFPDGHLDEQGTTFMLGDETYQSYLQAEKARKEREAEEERLRSDPTAAALAQAKAEGNQYIRAIREANDKIPGEEISRKLDRLEEVCKKIFDYVEEHPKKLPEIRRFMQYYLPTTLKLVNAYQEFDSQPVQGENILQAKKEIEQTMDTINTAFENLLDTLFQDDALDVATDISALETMLAQAGLTGKDFKKEETQKEPELKL; encoded by the coding sequence ATGGGAATGCATCGAAATCGCAATATCGGTCGTGATATTAGTCATGCCGTTCGGGATGCTATGCGTACCGGTAATTTTGAAAATCTTGGCAATACAGTTCGTAATACAGTTCGAGATGTTACCGCTGACGTAGAAGCAAATGTGCGTGATTCTATGTCTGGCAATCATCAGAAGAATCAGTCTGCCTATCCGCCTCCACCTTATCAAAAACCCTCTTCGAATTATCCCCCCTATTATCGCCCTTATCGTTCAGCAAAAACCAGATCGGAGATGATTCCTGGAAAAGTTTCGGGAGGTGTGCTGCTGGGAACAGGACTGGCAGTGGGAATTCCCTGCCTAGTGACGGCAATCGTCGGCTCAGTAATGACCGGCATGGGAATGATTGCTGCTTCTGTCTTTGCAGTTGGCGGTGTGGTCCTTTATATTTTGTCTGCTGTAGGAGCTTTCCTTTTTGGAAAAGGAATTTCTCTTCTCAAAAGAGTTAGGCGGTATCGAAAATATCGGGCTCTGATGCAAGGGGGGTCTTTTTGCCCTATTAAACAGTTGGCGGATGGAATTCATAAAGCACCCGAATATGTAACGAAGGATCTTAAAAAAATGATGGCAAAGGGAATTTTCCCAGATGGTCATTTGGATGAGCAGGGAACAACCTTTATGCTGGGTGACGAAACCTATCAAAGCTATCTACAGGCGGAAAAAGCACGCAAGGAGCGCGAGGCAGAAGAGGAACGCCTGCGTTCGGATCCAACTGCTGCTGCACTTGCACAGGCAAAAGCAGAAGGGAATCAATATATTAGGGCTATTCGGGAGGCAAATGATAAAATCCCCGGAGAAGAGATCAGCCGTAAACTTGACCGCTTGGAAGAAGTCTGCAAAAAGATTTTTGATTATGTAGAGGAACATCCAAAAAAGCTGCCGGAGATCCGGCGCTTTATGCAATATTATTTGCCGACCACTTTAAAACTGGTCAACGCTTATCAAGAGTTTGACAGTCAGCCAGTGCAGGGAGAAAATATCTTACAGGCAAAAAAAGAAATTGAGCAAACGATGGATACGATTAATACTGCATTTGAAAATTTGTTGGATACACTTTTTCAGGACGATGCATTGGATGTGGCAACCGACATTTCTGCCTTGGAGACCATGCTGGCCCAAGCAGGGCTGACCGGCAAGGATTTTAAAAAAGAAGAAACACAGAAGGAACCGGAACTAAAGCTATAA